The following coding sequences are from one bacterium window:
- a CDS encoding tagatose-6-phosphate kinase, whose product MRFLTVSLHPVLQRTCEIASLQENQVNRCLSLRVDASGKGVNVTRVLHQLGKEVMHLTQLGGVLARYFVSLTSRDGLALSWVDSGSEIRICTTLLSQSAHTATEIVEEAPPVSPHTDEQMRARFLQLLPGIRMVILSGSKAPGFTADILPWMVRQAKARGVQVLLDYRGRDLLDSLAYKPDLIKPNRQEFQDTFFPGRSIVSDMQIMEKMIALEQDGIHVVLTDGAQPVWYVQGGRVVRRPVEAVVPINVIGSGDAFAAGLAAVWSESGDMDAAVDKALWCGKQNARLIKPGVIRLQDKEHF is encoded by the coding sequence ATGCGTTTTCTGACCGTCTCTCTGCATCCTGTGTTGCAGCGCACTTGCGAAATCGCCAGTCTGCAGGAAAACCAGGTGAACCGATGCCTTTCGTTGCGGGTGGATGCCTCTGGCAAGGGTGTGAACGTCACCCGCGTGTTGCATCAGTTGGGCAAAGAGGTGATGCATCTGACCCAGCTCGGCGGAGTTCTTGCTCGATATTTTGTCTCGTTGACCAGCCGGGACGGGCTGGCTCTGAGTTGGGTGGATTCGGGATCAGAGATTCGAATCTGCACAACGCTGCTCAGCCAGAGCGCGCACACTGCGACCGAGATCGTCGAAGAGGCGCCGCCGGTGTCTCCGCACACCGATGAGCAAATGCGCGCGCGTTTTTTGCAATTGCTGCCAGGGATCCGCATGGTGATTCTTTCCGGCAGCAAAGCCCCTGGGTTCACGGCGGATATTTTGCCCTGGATGGTGCGTCAGGCCAAAGCGCGGGGCGTGCAAGTGCTTTTGGATTATCGCGGCAGGGATCTGTTGGATTCACTGGCCTATAAGCCGGACCTGATCAAGCCCAACCGGCAAGAGTTTCAGGATACTTTTTTCCCGGGTCGCTCCATAGTGTCTGATATGCAAATTATGGAAAAAATGATCGCTCTGGAGCAGGACGGCATCCATGTGGTACTGACCGATGGTGCGCAACCTGTCTGGTATGTGCAGGGAGGACGCGTGGTTCGCCGGCCGGTGGAGGCCGTTGTCCCAATCAATGTCATCGGCAGCGGGGATGCATTTGCCGCCGGTTTGGCGGCGGTGTGGAGTGAAAGCGGAGACATGGATGCCGCGGTGGACAAGGCCCTGTGGTGTGGAAAGCAGAACGCCCGGCTGATCAAGCCGGGCGTCATTCGTCTACAAGATAAAGAGCATTTCTGA